The DNA window GGTGTTCAACTCCAAGGAGCCGTGGCGCTTCTCCCGCGACGCCCGGGCCACCATGAACGCCCACCTGCGGCTGCGCCACCGGCTCGTGCCCTACCTGTACACGTGGGCGCGCCGGGCCCGCACCGAGGGCGTCGGCCCCGTCCGACCGCTCTACCACGACTTCCCCACGCAGATGGGCGCCTACGCCCACCGCACCCAGTTCCTCTTCGGCGACCTCGTGATCGTGCCCGTGGTCCACCCCGCGGACCCAGTCAGCACCCTGGCGCGCGAGGACGCGTGGCTGCCCCGGGGCACCTGGTTCGACGTCGTCACCGGCCGCCGCTACGAGTGCCCCGACGCCGCCGGGCGCGACCTGACCCTCTCGCGCCCGCTGGACCGCCTGCCGGTCCTGGCGCGCGCGGGCGCTATCGTCGTCGGCGCCGAGGACCTGGGCGAGGCGGCCGGGGACAATCCGCGCCGCCTGTCCGTCATCGTCGTGCCGGGGGCCGACGGCGAGTTCGTCCTGGAGGAGGACGACGGCTCGCCCGAGCCGGGCGAGGACGCCGTCGTGCGCACCCGCTTCGCCCTTGCCTGGGACGAGGCGGGCGGGGCCGGGGGCCGAGCCGGGGGCACGGCCCGCCTGACCATTGAGCAGACCGGGCCCGACGGCGTCGTCCCCACCGAGCGGGAGATCACCGTCCACCTGCTGTGCGTGGACGACGCGTCGCTGCGGGCCGGCCGGGTCGGGATCGGCAGCGGGGCCATGACCGACAACACCGGCGTCGCCGGCGGGGTCCGGTCCGGGGCCGGAGCCGGTGGCGGGACCGGGATTGGCGGCGGGACCGGGGCCAGCAACGTCGGCAACCGGTCCGGAGCCGATGGCGGCGGGGACGGATCCGGGGCCAGCGGCGGGGCTGAGACTGGCGGCAGGACCGGGTCCGGGGCCCGCGGGCGGGAGCCGGTGGTGACGGCGCGCGCGGCCGACGGCTTCGCGCTGGGCCCCGGCGTCGACATCGCCCTGGGCGCCGTCCGACCGGCCGACGGCGTCGAGCTGACGCTCACCGGGGTACGCACGCGGCCGCCGTCGCTGAAGGAGGAGGCTCTGCCCATCCTCGAGGCGGCGCAGATCGCCTACAGCGCCAAGGACCGGGCGTGGGGGGTGATCGCCTCCGGGGCCACCGGCGGGGCGCTGCTGGGCGGGTTGCGGGCGGCGGGACTGCCCGACGAGATTCTGGCCGCCTTCGCCGAGATCGGGTGAAACGGCTCCGGTGGGGCGGCGGGGCCGGCTCGGCCGTCGTGCCGGCGCGTCAGCTGGCGTTCGGGCCCACCGGCCCGGACGCCGGGCGGTCGCGAGCCCCGACCCGCCCGACCTGCCGGGCGGCGCCCAGGGACCGGAGTCGGTCACCCGCGGATCCCGACCCGCCCAAGCCGGCCCCGGCGGACACGTGCGCCCCGGGCCGGCATCACCGCGGAGCCCAACCCGCCCCCATGGGCCACACGCGCCTCACCGGACACGGATTCCCCTCCCGGAAGCGGGACCTGAAGCGCGAAATGGCGCCCTGGGAGGATCGTTCCGCCCCACACCCGGCATCGGCTCCACAAAAACCGCGGAATCACGCGGAAGTCGCCGAACGCACCCGACGTGCCAGCGCGAACGATCCTCCCAGGGCGCCAAACCTCCTCCGAAGACGCATCAAGACCATCCCCGCGACCTCCGCCGCGGACAGCGAGCACGGAAAGCGCGTGTCGGAACCTCGGGTCGTCCCCGTGACACCCGCCGCGGGCTGGCGCGGCGCGGGACCGGCGGACCCCGCACGACGTCCCCGGGACTGGCGGGCCCGCACGATATTCCGCGAGATCGTCACTTAACCCGCGAGAACGTCTGCTAGAGGTACGATCTCGCGGGTTAAGTGATGTGCTCGCGGGTTAAGTGACGTGCTCGCGGGTTACCCGGCGATCTTGTGGATCGGACTCGGCCCGTCCCGACGCACTGGCGTCGAGATGTGCATTTCGCATTCGAGCGTGCAGTTCCAATCGTCGCTCCCGAAAGCAAAATGCACATCTCGACAAAGAGAAGCCCGGCCCCGCCCGGTGAAGAGGAGGAGAATGCGGGCATGAGCAGCACCCCGGACTCCCGCCCGCCGCTGGCCGGGCGCGTCGTCGTCGTGACCGGCGTGAGCCGGCGCGCCGGCATCGGCCACGCCATCGCCTGCCGGGCCGCCGATCTGGGCGCCTCGCTCGTCTGCCACCACTACTCCCCGCACGACGCCGAGCAGCCCTGGGGCGCCGATTGCGTGGAGGCGACCCTGGACTCCGTGCGCAGCCACCTGGCGCCCGGCGCCCGGCTGGCCGGCATGGAGGCGGACTTGCGCGATCCGACGGCGCCCCGGGCCGTCATCGAGCACGCCGTCGCCGAGCTCGGGCACGTCGACGCCCTCGTGTGCAACCAGGCCTCCTCCGGGCGCGACGGCGGCCTGGAGGAGATCACGGCCGAGGACCTGGACCACCACTGGGCCGTTGACGCCCGCGCCAGCCTCCTCCTCGTCCAGGCCTACGCCGAGCGCTTCCGCTCCGACCCAAACCGGGATGCACCCGCCCTGACCGGCTCGGCGGTCCTCATGACCTCCGGCCAGGGCCTGGGGCCGATGCCGCGCGAGATCGCCTACTGCACGGCCAAGGCCGCCCTGGCCGGAATCACGCCCTCGCTGGCCGCCGGACTCGCCGAGCGGGGCATCCGCCTCAACACGGTCAACCCCGGCCCGGTGGACACCGGTTACATGGACGCCCCGACGCTGCGCGCCGTCGACGCCATGTTCCCCTCGGGCCGCACGGCCCGGCCGCAGGACCCGGCCCGGCTCATCTGCTGGCTCCTGACCGACGACGCCGCCTGGGTCACCGGCCAGGTCATCTCCACCGAGGGAGGGTTCCGGCGCTGAGCCGCCCGTGAGAAGGACGATGAACGACGACGCCGCGCCCACCGCCCCGAGCCCCGTCCCCGCTCCCGAGCCGACCGGAGCCGCGCCGACCGGAGCCGAGCCGACCGGGACCGGATCAACCGGGGCCGCGCCCACCGCCCCGGGGACGATCGAGGGCATGACCTTCCGGCCCGACGGCCGCTTCTGGATCGTCTACGCCTGCCTCATGACGGTCCAGTTCCTCGCCGCCATGTACCACACGGTCGTGGCGACGGCCCTGCCCACCATCATCGGCGACCTCGGCGGGGTCGCCCACATGTCGTGGGCCGTCACCGCCTACACCCTGGGCCAGACCCTGGCCATGCCCGTGTACGGCAAGGTCGGCGACGCCCTGGGCCGCAAGCCCCTCTACCTGCTGGCGATCGCCCTGTTCGTGGGCGGCTCCGCGCTGTGCGGGACGGCCGCCGGCATGCTCGGCTTCACCGCCTTCCGCTTCCTCCAGGGCCTGGGGGGAGCCGGCCTCATGATCTGCTCCCAGGCCATCGCCGGCGATCTCATCCCGCCGCGGGTGCGCGGGAAGTACCTGGCCCCCATGGGCGCCATGTTCGGCATCGCGGCGATCCTGGGCCCGCTGCTGGGCGGCTGGCTCACGGACTGGCTCGGCTGGCGCTCCATCTTCTGGTTCTTCCTGCCCTTCGGCGCCTTCGCCTGGATCGCCGTCGCCCTGGCGCTGACCATGCCGCGCCGCCGGGTGCGGCTGAGCATCGACTGGGCGGGGCTGACCCTGGCCGGCGTCGGCGCCACCGGCATCGTCCTGCTGGCCACCTGGGGCGGAACGGCCTACCCGTGGAGTCATCCGCTCATCGTGTGCCTGCTCGTGGTCACGACCGGCTCGTGGGCGGCGCTGGTCCCGGTGGAGAGGCGCGTGCGGGACCCGCTCATCCCCCCGCGAATCCTGGCCGACCGCACCTTCATCGTCGCCACGATCGTCTCGGTGCTCATGTGCGCCTGCCTGTTCGGCATGAACGGCTACCTGCCCACCTACCTGCAGATGGTCCACGGCGTGAGCGCCACGGTCTCCGGGCTGGTCCTCGTGCCCGGGGCGGCGGCCATGTTCACCGGCTCCCTCGTCTCCGGGTGGCTGGTCAGCCGCACGGGCCGCTACCGGATCTACCCGGTCGTCGGCTCCCTGCTGGCCGCCGCCGGCATGGCGGTCCTGGGCGCCGTCCCCGCGGGGGCCTCGGTGTGGTGGTTCGGGGTCGGCGTCTTCGTCCTCCAGCTGGGGGTGGGCATGTTCCTCCAACTGAGCGTTCTGATCATCCAGAACGCCCTGCCCGCGCGGATGCTGGGGACGGCGACGAGCACGAACAACTTCTTCCGGGAGATCGGGGTGTCCATCGGCAATACGGTGGTGGGCGTGCTGTTCACCGGCCGTCTGACCGTCTCGCTGCTGGGCATGGGGATGAGCGAGGACGCGGCCGCCTCCATCACGCCGGCCGTCCTGCGGGACCTGGACGGGACGACCCGCGCCGCCGTCATCGGCGCCTACCAGCACGCCCTGGCGCCCGTCCTGCTCGGCCTGGTCCCGGTCCTGCTCGTCGCCGCCGTGGCGGCGCTGGCGTTCAAGCCGATCCCGCTGTCGGTGAAGACGGGCCTGGAGCAGATCGAGGACGAGCTCGCGGCGCAGGATGGGCGGCGGAGCGGGCGGGCCGACGACGCCGACGACGCTGACGGCGCGGGCGACGCCGACGACACTGACGACGCCGGTGCCGGGGGCGCCGAGCGCCCCGGGGCCACGCCGTCGTCGGCCCGCCGAGAGCGCCCGAACCGCTAGCCTCGGCCCATGAGCCAGACCGACTCCTCCGCTCCCGCGCCCTCCGCCGACTCCCCCGGCACCGGCGTCCAGCCCGCCGAGCGCTTCGCCGCCGCCCAACGCTATTTCGCGGGCGATACGCGCTCCAACCGCGAGCGCATGCTCGCCGGCGACTGGTACGTCGCCGACGACCCCGACAACGCCCGCATCGCCGCTCACGCCCGGCGCGAGCTGGGCCGCTACGAGCGGGCCTTCGCCGAGGGCGAGCCCGACGCCCAGGCCCACCTGCGCGCCGCGATCCCGCACCTGGGGGTGGGTTCGATCTTCCTGCCGCCGGTGCGCGTGGACTTCGGGGAGAACATCTTCGTCGGCGAGGGCAGCTTCGCCAACTACGGGCTCACCGCCCTGGACGTGGCCACCATCACCATCGGGGCGCACTGTCAGATCGGGCCGAACGTTCAGCTGCTCACTCCGGTTCATCCCCTGGAGCCGACGCCGCGCAGGGCCGGGCTGGAGAGCGCCGACCCCATTGTCATCGGGGACAACGTGTGGCTGGGCGGCGGCGTCATCGTCTGCCCGGGCGTGACAATCGGCGACGACTGCGTCATCGGCGCGGGCGCCGTCGTCACCCGCGACATCCCGGCCCGCTCCCTGGCCGTGGGCTCCCCCACCCGGGTCATCCGCACCCTGGACGACTCCACCTTCGACCCCCGAGGCCGGTCGTAGTCAGTCGTGGAGTCCGGGCGGCCCGGCTCGGGCGACTCGGCCCGGCTTGCGTGCGACGCCGCGCTGCCTTCCGCGAACGCGTAGGTTTCCAGTCGAACGCGCAGGCGGGAGGTGCGCGTTCGACTGGAAACCTACGCGTTCGCGATCGGGGGCGTCCGCTCGGACGCAGGGCCCGCCGCCCGACCCGCGGACGCCCTCCCCGGCCGGCCCGAGGCGGCGGATTGTCCAAATCTGCCACAAAGACCCGTATCGAGCCGGAGTGCACGAGAAGAAACGTTGATATTCCGC is part of the Actinomyces sp. oral taxon 414 genome and encodes:
- a CDS encoding sugar O-acetyltransferase is translated as MLAGDWYVADDPDNARIAAHARRELGRYERAFAEGEPDAQAHLRAAIPHLGVGSIFLPPVRVDFGENIFVGEGSFANYGLTALDVATITIGAHCQIGPNVQLLTPVHPLEPTPRRAGLESADPIVIGDNVWLGGGVIVCPGVTIGDDCVIGAGAVVTRDIPARSLAVGSPTRVIRTLDDSTFDPRGRS
- a CDS encoding SDR family oxidoreductase, translated to MSSTPDSRPPLAGRVVVVTGVSRRAGIGHAIACRAADLGASLVCHHYSPHDAEQPWGADCVEATLDSVRSHLAPGARLAGMEADLRDPTAPRAVIEHAVAELGHVDALVCNQASSGRDGGLEEITAEDLDHHWAVDARASLLLVQAYAERFRSDPNRDAPALTGSAVLMTSGQGLGPMPREIAYCTAKAALAGITPSLAAGLAERGIRLNTVNPGPVDTGYMDAPTLRAVDAMFPSGRTARPQDPARLICWLLTDDAAWVTGQVISTEGGFRR
- a CDS encoding MDR family MFS transporter — its product is MNDDAAPTAPSPVPAPEPTGAAPTGAEPTGTGSTGAAPTAPGTIEGMTFRPDGRFWIVYACLMTVQFLAAMYHTVVATALPTIIGDLGGVAHMSWAVTAYTLGQTLAMPVYGKVGDALGRKPLYLLAIALFVGGSALCGTAAGMLGFTAFRFLQGLGGAGLMICSQAIAGDLIPPRVRGKYLAPMGAMFGIAAILGPLLGGWLTDWLGWRSIFWFFLPFGAFAWIAVALALTMPRRRVRLSIDWAGLTLAGVGATGIVLLATWGGTAYPWSHPLIVCLLVVTTGSWAALVPVERRVRDPLIPPRILADRTFIVATIVSVLMCACLFGMNGYLPTYLQMVHGVSATVSGLVLVPGAAAMFTGSLVSGWLVSRTGRYRIYPVVGSLLAAAGMAVLGAVPAGASVWWFGVGVFVLQLGVGMFLQLSVLIIQNALPARMLGTATSTNNFFREIGVSIGNTVVGVLFTGRLTVSLLGMGMSEDAAASITPAVLRDLDGTTRAAVIGAYQHALAPVLLGLVPVLLVAAVAALAFKPIPLSVKTGLEQIEDELAAQDGRRSGRADDADDADGAGDADDTDDAGAGGAERPGATPSSARRERPNR